A single genomic interval of Penaeus vannamei isolate JL-2024 chromosome 33, ASM4276789v1, whole genome shotgun sequence harbors:
- the LOC113821265 gene encoding chymotrypsinogen A → MLLYTWVFVMLPLSAVGSSLNTTSGTSEVPCTGLCPLGSIFSYLLKAMANDAILPPQTSLECSQNSTSTLLAAEEEVQINSPNFPSLYPAKTDCGWKFKGSDPAARLILFCPAFYLKKDKDQNCTEYLEVNKVKYCGSKAPVFNATDDLVLNFRSEDGLMPGFNCTVTATVLKNKLQPIVEGSGAGTQVSNSTEKQTRCGEKYDVFGITRIVGGEQATPYEYPWQVGLVQTSSRNVFCGGSIITKKWILTAAHCAASMVGKESRFKVLAGAYILSAPSVIQQNLRIQRIILHENYNPLELDNDIAFLEVDPIEFSQRVGRVCLPDPSGLFDNVTGTVTGWGTLKDDGEPSNVLMEVDVPTMTNAKCRLAYGDYLTDNMLCAGYPRGGKDSCQGDSGGPLVHRNPKHGRWEQIGIVSWGSGCAGVGTPGVYTRLTSYIDWINSVIEGTY, encoded by the exons ATGTTGCTCTACACATGGGTATTCGTGATGTTGCCTCTGAGTGCCGTGGGCAGCTCCCTCAACACCACTTCGGGCACGAGTGAAGTTCCTTGTACTGGCTTGTGTCCTCTGGGCTCCATCTTCTCTTATTTATTGAAG GCCATGGCGAATGATGCTATACTGCCACCTCAAA CCAGCCTGGAATGCTCGCAGAATTCCACGAGCACCCTGTTGGCCGCCGAGGAAGAAGTGCAGATCAACTCGCccaacttcccttccctctacccggCCAAAACTGACTGCGGCTGGAAATTCAAG GGAAGCGATCCGGCAGCGCGTCTCATTCTGTTCTGTCCAGCTTTCTATCTCAAGAAAGACAAGGATCAAAACTGCACCGAATACTTAGAAGTAAATAAAGTCAA GTACTGTGGTTCAAAAGCTCCCGTTTTCAATGCCACAGATGACTTGGTGTTGAACTTCAGGTCAGAAGATGGCCTCATGCCTGGATTCAACTGCACTGTCACCGCAACAGTGTTAAAAAATAAACTCCAGCCAATTGTTGAAGGCTCGGGTGCAGGTACCCAGGTATCTAATTCTACAG AAAAGCAGACACGCTGTGGAGAAAAATACGACGTCTTTGGCATAACGAGGATCGTCGGCGGTGAGCAGGCGACCCCGTACGAGTACCCCTGGCAGGTGGGCCTCGTGCAGACCAGCTCCCGCAATGTGTTCTGCGGCGGCTCCATCATCACCAAGAAGTGGATCCTCACGGCCGCACATTGTGCCGCAAG CATGGTCGGCAAAGAGTCCCGGTTCAAGGTGCTTGCGGGAGCCTACATCTTGTCTGCGCCGTCGGTCATCCAGCAGAACCTCCGCATTCAGCGCATCATTCTGCACGAAAACTACAATCCAC TTGAGCTGGACAACGACATCGCCTTCCTGGAGGTGGACCCGATCGAGTTCAGCCAAAGGGTCGGCCGGGTGTGCTTGCCGGACCCCAGCGGCCTCTTCGACAACGTGACGGGGACGGTGACGGGCTGGGGCACGCTCAAGGACG ATGGCGAGCCGTCGAACGTGCTGATGGAGGTGGACGTGCCAACCATGACCAACGCCAAGTGTCGCCTGGCATACGGCGACTACCTTACGGACAATATGCTGTGCGCAGGATACcccagaggagggaaggattcgTGTCAG GGCGACTCAGGGGGGCCCCTCGTGCACCGCAACCCGAAGCATGGGCGCTGGGAGCAGATCGGCATCGTGTCTTGGGGCAGCGGGTGTGCCGGCGTTGGGACCCCTGGAGTGTACACAAGACTCACCT CCTACATAGACTGGATCAACAGCGTCATCGAAGGAACGTACTGA